The Coprothermobacter sp. genome has a segment encoding these proteins:
- the rpmG gene encoding 50S ribosomal protein L33: MRDIITFECTVCKNHNYTSIKNKKNDPDKVHVNKYCSHCRKHTEHKETK, encoded by the coding sequence ATGAGAGACATCATTACGTTCGAGTGCACAGTGTGCAAGAACCACAACTACACCAGCATCAAGAACAAGAAGAATGACCCAGACAAAGTGCATGTGAACAAGTACTGTTCGCATTGCAGAAAGCATACGGAACACAAGGAGACAAAGTAA